In Flammeovirga kamogawensis, the sequence CGTTGCTACAAGATACAGTTCATCTATATCTGCTACTATTACCTCATCGTTTACATTTACAGCAGTATTTCTATTTTTTAAAATACCAATTGATGGCAGTGATTTAATTTGAATTTTTTCAAGAGGATGTGCATCTGCAAAATTATTTATAAAATCTGTTTTTGCTAACCAAATAGTATCGCCTATTACCCCATTATAATTGATATCTGTTACAATAGGCAAATCATTTGTGACCACTATATTTATCACTGCCTGATCTGTACCATCCGTATTGTCTGTTAAGGTATAAGTAATTGTAGCGTTACCAATAAACCCAGAAGTAGGCACAAAACGTACTTCTTGATTCTCTATCGTTGCTGTTCCATTTACAACATTGTCAATAGATAAAATTTCTATGGGATCATTGTCATCATCATAATCATTTATTTTAGCTGCTATAATTAATGGTGTGTTTGATGTTGTAGTTGCATTATCATCCACCGCTACAGGAATATGCCTTTGCTCTTCAATATTTATCGTAATTGTGGCATCATTAATAGCAACATCTCCTGACTGATCAATAACATTATAGTCAAAAGTTGTTGTTCCGTGCCAAAAACGATCAGGTACAAAAGTAAAATCTGTAATAGTAGAAAAGGTTATTTCATCGCCTATACGCACATTAACACCTTGAAATTGTAATACACCATTTGGAGGAAGCGTTTTAACAACAACCTTCTGAATAGTTTCTGAAGTATTGAAATTGGTATATTTACTTGTAAAATCTGTTGCTGTAAATGGAATTGGGTTATTCTTTGTTCCATTTTTAGAAAAATCTTGGACATAAATTCCGTTAGCTCTTAAAAGATTAATCTGTACAGTATATACACTTTCTGTTTCAACCTCTCTTCCATCAATTACAGAAAAGGTAAAATTATCGTAATTCACTACAGAAGATGTCCCATCATAAGCACCACTATTGTAGCGGATAGATTCGTCTCTTTGAAGTACATCATTACTACTTATTGCAGAATACACTCTAGTATTTAGGGTGTAATCATAGAAATTAGCAGTTAGTGTTCCTTTGGTTGATAATTGATGAATCTTCACGCTGATTAAAGGTGTATGTGCAGAATTTAAAGGAAAAAGATCTATTACTTTAGCTGTAAAATCTTCATTTTCTCGAACAATAATTGTAAGATCTTCAGATGTTGGTTTATCACTTTCCGTCTGATTAGCACTAGCAAATATATTTTGTGAAATTAATAAAACAAGCAGTATTGTAAGTAATGTAGAATTGCTTTTTGAATACATGAGTATAGGTTAATTCGCTTTTAAGGTTATTATCAATAATACATAATAAAAGTAACTTTCTTAGAATCAACCTTTTAAAAGACAACGATTTCCTATAATCTCAATAAAAAAAATAGGATTAAGGCAAATGATTTACCTAATCCTATTTCTGCTCTAATAGGGTAATTATTAAAGCTGTAAAATTAAATTTTGGATTAAAAACTAGAATTAACTCACTACTGCAAAATAGATTATCAATTAAAATATTGAGTTCTTAAGGTAAAACTGAAATAGTATTTGACATCCTATAAGAGCTACCATCAAGTTCGCTTGTATAAACAATTGTATAAGTGTAAACCCCTTCGGCAACTACTTTTCCTTTATAATTACCATCCCAACCGTTACCCTCTTGTCTGGCTTCACTTGAGTTTTTATATGTTTTACTAAAAATAATTTCTCCCCATCGATTATAAATATTTAATTTAATATCTAGTGCATAACGAGATCGAATTAAGAATTCATCATTTAGTCCATCATTATTTGGAGACATTCCTGTTGGAGTAAAAATTTGTGGCGAACATAAACTTCTTACGTTAAATTTATAGTAAGTTTTACAGTCTATCTTAGTAGAAGTATCGATAATTAGAAGTTCATACGTTCCTTCTTTATCTCTTAACACTTTTGAAGTCGTTTCATTAGTATCTTTCCAATAATAAAGTAAACCTTTATTCTGAGGGGCTTGTAGCTCTATTTTTCCATCTGTTTTAAAACAAAATGTCGTATCCATACTTATAAAAGTATTTAAGTTTCTAGAAACAATTTCTATATCTTTTGTTACAGAAGACATACACCCATGTTTTGAATAAACTTCTAATTTTACTTTATGTATTCCTGGCTTTAAGAAAATATATTCAGGAGATATTTCTGTAGAAATCACCTCATTCTTTTTATCATTATAATCAAAATACCATTTTACATAATCAATACTACTTGGATTTGCTTCAATACTTTTCCCTTTAAAAGTTGATAAGTTATTGAATACATTTACATCGCCAAAACAGGCTATATCTGCACTAAAATCTACAATTGGAAGAGTTCCAACAGTTACGGTTTTAGTTGTACTATCTTTTGCACATAAATTTAAAGTATAAACCGTTAATTTTATTTCATAAATACCAGGCGTAATATTAGGTATTATTAATTGAGGATTCGTAGATGTTTTTGTTCCCCAATTTTTAATTTCCCATTCATAGCGCTCAATCTTTCCTCTAGAAAAATCGCCAAAACTACTTTCTGAAGCATCAAGATATAATGTTTCATTTTCACAGACTGTATGAATATCTTTTATTTTGGCAATTGGTTGAGGGTCATATTTTACGGTAAAAGAAGTTGATTTGATTGGAGATTTTTCATGATGAGAATTATTTCTATTTTGCTTATCATGATAATCGGCCTCCATTCTATATTCCAATACAAATGTTTTACCATTCACATCATCAGGATCTACCGTAAAAGGTTTTTTATCTTTCCCATAAATAATAGTGATTTGTTCCTTATCTCCTCCGTCTGCTGCATCTATCAATGTATTATTTACATACCATTGGTAATGTACCTTTGCATTATAGCTATACTTGCTGTTATCTACATTTGCAGGTGTAAAATTCTTTGGTGATGCATTGACATTGATACTCCCATCTGCTGTACATTTTTGAATATCATTTAGTACAATTGTTGGTGCTTGTAAAATTGTGATATCATCTTGAGCAGTAATTGCATACTTACACCCATTTTTATCAATAAAATATAAACCAGGAGTAACACTGCTAGATGTTACAGGTAATTTTGTATAGGACATTGTTTGCTTCATTGCCGAAGTTAGGCTGTTCACACCATCTCCTGAAAACCAAGAATATACAATACCATTTGTGTTTTTTTCTTTGTAGGTAAGAATTGCTTCTACTTCTGATTTAAAAGGTGCATAACCAATTTTTTTGCTAATGTTATTAATTTCTCCTCTAACACCTCCCACCTTTATTTTTTTTATTGGTGATGTTGTTCTACATCCCATTTGATCTTCAGCAACTAAAGAAACTTCATAAGTTCCAGATTCAAAGAAATATTTATATTTACCATCTAAAGACTCTACATAATCATCAACACCAGAGGTACTAACAATATGATAAAACCATCTGCTTATCGGTATTTTATTCCCATTAATATCTTTTCTAGAAATGGAATTTCCATTAGTCTCATTTGCCAAATCAATTAAATCAATAAATCCACGACAAGGTAATGAAAATGTAGATGGTGTAAAATCAGCTTCAAATATCGGTAATGGTGGTACTGTTATTGTTATTTGCTCATTTATAGCACAAGATTCTGGGTCTGTTACAGTAATTGATAATTCATTCTGCCCTGGTTGTAATCCCCTAGTAACAACAAGATGAACATTATCTTTAGAAATTGGAACAACTAATACATCATTTAGTATGGTTTTCTTTCTCGTTTTTTGATCAATTAATTCTATTAAATAAGTTGCTTTTTGAGCATCACTTATTTTAGAATAGTCTAGTTTTGGATCAATAGTAGTTATTACCTCTTGACATTCGTAATTGTATGAAACATGATTTGCCAGAGGTCCAAAATTTAAGACAGGTGCCGTAACTTTAACATACTTAGACTTTTGAACCTGACGCAATCCCACAACCATTGTAAACCTAATTTCATATTCATCAAATTGTTGTAAACGTGGAGAAGTAAATTGATATGAAAAACTATTAGTAATATTCTTCGAATCAGTGTTTACCTTAGAAGTAAATAAAGGTGTAGGTCCATCACCCCAAACCTCCCATTTACTCTCAAAAAAGTTTAATTTTGTATGATCTTTAATTTTTAAAATCGGAGTGATACTGAAGTTTTGTGTTGAAGTACCTCCAGTATTATTTAAACAAATTTTATCTATACCATTAATTTCTGAAGCATCAATTTCAATTACCTGAATACCTTTTTTTATAAATGTCTTTTCACACAAGCCTCCATCATGAAATTTAACTTTAACTTTAACAGTATACTCTCCAATTTCTGTAAATGTAACTGTAGGTTGTTTATCTTTGATAGATCCAATTGAATAAGGCTTACCATCCTTTTCAAATGTCCACTCATAATCAATATTATTTGTTACAAGTGGTAATGTACTCGTTAGTGAAAAGTTAGCACTTTCTCCTACAAATATGATATCATTACTATTAATGGTTAAATTGGAATAAGGAATTGCTTTATACTCTTCGTCATATACATCAGTACATGTATTTGCAGAAGTTGTTGTTGTCAATATGATAGTATAAATAACACCCTCTGTTAAATTACGCCCTAATAAATCGGTTAATTTAAATGGAGCTTTAGAGGTAGTTGTATGATTCATGATAACTGTACCATTTTCTATAATTTCCCATATATAGTTATCAGCACCTTTAGATAGATTTGTAATTTCAAGAGAATTAATATCGCAAGGAGATATCTTCACAAGTTTAAAAGAAGACATTGGAGCTTGAATTGTAATCTGCTTTTTTACAGCCATACCAGGACAACCTTTATAAACTACTCTCAGTTTTATATCAATTATCCCTGAAGCAGTATTTCTAAACATGTGATTAGAAATAAAACCATCTTCCCACCCTTTCCCAAGGTTAGTTTGATACTGAACATCATTCATGTTAATATTAGCAGCAAAATTAGATGTATTGACTAACTCTAATACTTCAAAATTACATATAGTGCTCTTTTTCACTTTAAAAGATGGAGTTAACTCAGTACCTATTAAGATATTTTTCTTTAAGATGGTTACACACCCTAATTTAGTTCGTATAGTTAATTTAATTTCATACTTACCAGACCTTAAATTATTCAGCTTTATTCTATGGTTATTTTTATAAAGAAAAGGTTTGCCATCTTTAGTGATATTCCAAATAACATTTTTTACTGCAGCACTTGGTACTACTTTCTTAAATTGTTTAATAGAATAATACAATTCTGTTGAAAAGCCTTGACATCCTTCAATTTGTTTATAAATATTACCTGATAACAAATCATTAGTACTTAAAATTTTTGCTTCGTACTTATCTCCAACAACCGTTATTCTATCTATTTCACACTCAATACCTAAGCTTTTATTAACTCCATAAAGTACAATTGTTTTGGTAGTATTCTTTTTAAAAGTAAAAGTTGGGGTAGCAGAAGTTGAGATTGCACCATCACTGGTGATCCATTTAAAAGAATAGCCTTTAGGCAATTTATTTCTCCCAATTATTGTTGGTGAAACATTGTAAGGTAAAGAACAAAATAGCTTATCTGATTTTATTTTTATTTGTTTTTTTGGAAGTAGCGAAGGCAACTCTTTTTGATCAATTATTCCATCTACAGTAGCCGTAATTGTTATATTCTTAGTACCCTGAGGAAACCTCCTTTTTACAGTTAAAGGCAAAGTTTTGGTTACTTTATAACCGTCACTAAATTCCCATATAATATCTTTACCGTTAAATTTTGAAGGAAGATTTGGTATGAATTCAAACACCTCTGAAGTACAAAAATCATTCGTTACTTTAATGTCGAAAATATTACTTTTACTATTAATTGCAACATCAACAACTTCCGTTTTTGTACACAAAGTGTTACTAGCAGTTACTTTTACTTTATAAACAATTGCAGTTTTACTTTTAAAAGTATGTGTTACCGAATTTCCTGTTGCAATCGGTGTTCCATCACCAAAATCCCAAGTAAATTTTAAATTAGGTACAGAAGTAAAAATTTGAAATGTTTTTGTTACAGAACTTCCAGGTACAACAACTTTGTTAGGTGAAACTGAAAAATCAATTTTATCAAAAATCTGGATATAATTATCTTTTTTAATAGAGGTTTCACAGCCAGATGGAGTAATAACCTTCATTATTACATCATAATATTGTGACTTTTTAAAAGTATAAGAACCGCCATTCTTTACTTTAACACCGTCTACTATAAAGTAAATTTCTCTATACTTATAGTTTATATTTTCAGCTTTAAAAGTAATTGAAGAACCAAAACAAGCTTTTTTTACCGAGCTGCTAAATGCTAATGAAGTAGGTAACTTAATAATTTCTATAACTACAGATACTGAATCTTCTACTCCATTAACATCATAATATGCTTTTAATTTGTTTTCTCCCTTAGTACTAAATATTAATGATGGTTTCTTTAAAATAGAGACACTCTTCCCATATTCCCACCTTTTTACTTTGGCTCCATTTAACCAAAAGTCGCCACTAAAACTTGTACACCCATCTATTTTAGTTAAAAGAGTAAGGTTTGAAATGCTGTTATCATTATTATTTTTCACCATTATTTCTTGTGCTGCTACACTATATGCTAGCAATGAAATAATACATAATAATTTAAATATTTTAAACTTCATGAGAATTAGATTATTGGTGCGGGACATTTATCAGTCATAAATTTATTTTTCCATCTCTGTCTTTTATTTCTATCATGATTAGGAAAAAGATTGAATGCATATTGAAGGGATATTTCATGTGAATTACCTTCAGAAAAGGTCAACCCACCAATTGGTAAATCAAAACTATAACCCAATACAATTCTTTTGACTCTTACTCCACTTTTAAAAATAATAGCATCATGATTTGGCTGCCCACTATTCATGTTTTCCTTCATTAATAATCCTCTATACCAAATCCCGAATAATATTGGATTATAATCTAAATTGATCCCTAAGCTTAATTGATCATTTTTTCTTTGTGATTGATAATGAAGCATTAAAGTCAAGAATTTATCGTCGTAATTTGCTACACTATTATGCCACCTATAACTTAATGGAATTCTATAACCACTTTGCATAGAAAAACGCATGGGAATTATATTTTTATTTGCTTTATTTCGGGTAGTAGTTGGCTGGTTAATATGATAGAATGCCACACCAAACCATAGCTTATTACTGTAGATAGTACCCCCTGCAGATATATCTGGAGAAAATGATGTACTTCTGTCTAATTTCTCTTTAGTATTATTACTTGTAATACCATTGTCATTTATTTGATCTCCAAAAATTAAACTTGATGAATTGAGGTCGAGCTGTTCAAAACCTATTTGAAGTCCAAAACTGACAACATATTGCCTGTTTAAATTAAATTTATAACCACTCGTTAAATTAGCTATGGTTTTATTATAAATTGATTTATTATTCTGAACAATAAAATCCTTTACTACTTGTGCTCCAATAGAAATATGTTTGTTTGGTAATGGTGTATCCATACCAAAAACATACGTAGCGAAATCAGAAGGAATATTTACCCATTGATTTCTATAATTAAAGAAAGCTCTTCCATTATTAGAAGTACCTACAAGTGCCGGGTTAAGGTAGAGTGGAGATGCATAATATTGAGATAGTTGTGAATCCTGAGCATAAATATTTTTTGTACACAGGAAAAATAATAACAATATACTACCCCATCTATAACAAGGTGTAATATTCTTTATGTCAAGAATATTATTTTTATTAAGAAAGTGCATAATACAAGAAAGTCGAGTCAGAGAAATGATTAAAAATTAAGCAATTACTTTCTTTATACTATCAGATAAATTGGTTTTATCAATTGGTAATACGCCAAGTTGTAAAAATATTAAATTTGATAGATTATTAATAGAGGCAGGTAAAGAAGTTAATTGCGTACCATCAAGAGCTAATGTTTCTAGGTTACTTAATTGACCAATTGCTGAGGGTAACTGTTGTAAACTAGAATTTAATAATGATAACTCTTTAAGTTTAACCAGTTTCACAATTGAATTAGGTAAAGATTTTAATTTTGTATTATTAAAAGATAAACTTTCTAATTTTTTTAACTTTTCAATATCTACAGGTAGAGATGATAGAGGAGTATTATTTAAAGACAATGAAGTTAACGATGTTAGTTTACTTACTTGTTTAGGTAAAACAGCTATTGAAGTATTATCTAAATTTAGTTTTTCTAGAGAAGACATTTTAAATAATTCTTCAGGTAAAATAGAGATAGATGTATTATGAATTTCTAATTCTGAAATTTCTCCAGAGGGATTTGTTGTATAATCATTCTTCTTGATATTTAACTTATACTTATAATTTAAATATTCAATCTTTTTACTTGCAATAATAATTGGAAATATATCTCCAAGAAAATCTTTATCTTTTAAAATTTCAGCTTTAATTTGGTCTTTATCGATAGCACAAAGTTGATCTTTAATTTTTAGCTGTTCCTTTTTGTTTTTTGGTTCAGCTTTAAGGTCTTTTTTAAACTTTTCTAAGGCTGCAATTTGATCTTTTAAATCGTCATTCTCTTTAGAAAGATCTTCAACTTGTTTTTTTTCAGCTGCTAAATGCTTCTGAAGGTCAAGTATTTTTTTTTCATCTACTGGTGAAGGTGAAATTTCAGTTTTTGAACAACTAAAAATACATAACAATAATAATAGTGTTAGTGATTTCATAATTGAGAGATATTTTTGAAATAGTTATTTGAAATAGTTAATGACTAGGTTCACCTTACATAGAAATTATCCATATAAAATAGCACTAGCTTCCATTCAAAGGTATAGGATCAATAATTATATTTTTATTAATATTAATTTATATTATGCGTTTAATTGTTATCATGAGCAAGTAAAAAAAAATATTAATTCACGTAAAAATAAAATTGTATAGTAGTTTAAAAAACAATTACTTATGTCACCTTTTTTAGTTGATTAAAAACAATAAATCATTGTAATACTAATTTTTCAGCTCATTCAGTTTGTAGATAGTGTTAAGGCCAATAATCCTCTTACCAAAGAGGATTGCCAAACCTTTACCCATAGTAAATACTAGATTTACCTAATTAATAATTTAAAAAAAACAGACCTTTTAGTATTACATTGAATAGCATTTAAACATTGCTCACAATCTACTTTATAAAAAGTGAGCAATGTTATATAACTACCTTTTACTCATTTCAAAAACTAATTCTCCACCTTTCATCAAATCAAAGTGATTAATTGTTGGTCCTTTAATTTCAACTCCATTTAAAATCACCCTTTTTACATATACATTTTTTTCTGACTGTTTCTTAGCAAGAATATGTAGTATATTACCATTTTCGAATTTTATTGTTGCTTCTTTTACTAGTGGGCTACCAAGTGCATACTCAGCTGAACCTGGTAGAACTGGATAAAAACCCAAAGCAGAAAAAACATACCAAGCACTCATCTGTCCTGCATCATCATTTCCGCAGAGTCCATCTCGTTCGTTAGTATACATTGTATCCATAATCATACGGACTCTTTGTTGTGTTTTGTAAGGGTGGTTGGTCCAATTGTATAAATAAGGAATATGATGTCCAGGCTCGTTACCATGTACATAATTACCAATAATACCATCTCTAGTAATATCTTCGTTTTTTTCTATAAAACGATCTTCAATTGGAGTGGTAAAAATTTTATCTAAATGAGTCGCAAAATCTTCTTTACCGCCCATCATTGTTATCATTTCATCAACACTGTGAGGTACATACAGGCCGTAGTTCCAAGCATTACCCTCAATAAATCCCTGACCATGTGTATCTAACGGATCAAATTCCTTTCTCCAAGTACCATTTAGCATTTTTGGACGCATATAATTACTAACAGAATCAAATACATTTTTAAAACTCTCAGACCTGTAATAAAATTGAGAAGAAATCCCTTCTTTTCCTGCGTATTTGGCTATTTCACTAATACAAAAATCATCATAAGCATACTCTAATGTTTTTGATACCGAAGCAGAATTATTGTCTGCAGGAACATAGCCATTTTCAATATATTCACCGATCCCATCAAAATAGGAAACTGTTGCAGTACTTAAAGCTGCATTAAGTGCTTTTTCTGGAGGTACATCTGTTGTTTCTTTTACCATAGCATCTGCAATTACACTTACTGCATGATAACCAATCATACACCAATTTTCGTTGGCATAATGGCTCCATATTGGCAACATATTATGAACACTTTGTTCTTGATGTGCCAACATAGATTTTATCATATCATTGTTTCTTGTTGGGTGCAATACATTGAATAAAGGATGTAGTGCCCTATAAGTATCCCAAAGTGAGAATAAAGTATAATTTGTAAACCCATCTGAGGTATAAATATTTTGATCTAAACCTCTATATTGACCGTCTACATCTTCATACAAAACTGGGCTTAGCATTGTATGATACAAAGCAGTATAAAAAGTTATTTTCTGATCTTCCGTAAGTGTTTGCACATCTACCTTAGTCAATTGATTATTCCATTTTTCCTTTGCTTCATTTTTGACTTTATTAAAATTCCATTCAGGAACTTCAGTATTTAAATTACGCATTGCACCAGCTGAACTTACAGACGATAATGCAAATTTAATTTCAATAGCTTCGTTTTCTTTAGTATCGAAATTAAAGTAAGCTCTAATTTTTTCACCTGCCATTTCTGGAAAGTTATGTTCTTGATCAAATTTTCTGTAAAAGCCATTGTACTTAACTTCTTCGTAGCGTTTATGTCCGTAACTTTTAAATGGCTTAGAAAACTTCATTGCAAAAAATACTTTCCTTGTTTTTCCCCAACCGTTCGTTTGTCTATAACCTGTTACTGTTGAATCATTTTCTACACGAACAAAAGTCCAAACAGTTTTCCCATCGTAATTATAAATATTAGAAATAAGATCTAAAATAATATGAGCTTCATCTGATTCTGGAAATGTGTATTTATGGTACCCTACTCTATCAGAAGTAGTTAATTCAGCCTTAATATTATAATCGTCTAAAGTAACAGCATAATAACCGGGTATCGCTTCCTCAGTTTGATGTGAAAACTGAGAATGATAGCCACTTTGTGGTTGATCTGCAGTTCCTGGATTTAATTTTAATGGTCCAGTTGTAGGCATCACAAGAAAATCTCCTAAATCTGAATGCCCTGTACCACTCATGTGTGTATGGCTAAAACCAAATACAGTACTATCCGCATACTGATAACCAGCACAATACGCATACGTTGCTGGATTATACTTTCCATCTATTAGCATTGCTTCTTGATTGGTTTCAGGACTAAGCTGAACCATACCAAAAGGTGTAGTTGCTCCGGGGTAAGTATGCCCCATATTTTGTGTTCCTATAAATGGATTTACAAAAGAAGTATAGTCTTTATTCTGTGCTTGTACTACGTTAAGTGTACATATAAGTTGAATAAGTAAATAATTGAAACTAGTAAGTAAAAAATTTTTCATGTAATGGAGTTTAGTAAACTCAAAAATACATTTTAAAGATTGACAAAATAAGGAATTAAGCTTTTATAAGATTTAGATGCTAATAGGTATTATTAAATACAATTTACTTGTAAAATATTACGGATCGATGTAATATCGTAGCATAAATTAAATAACTCCCTTAAATCAAAAATCTCTTAAAACATATAAGGGGATCCGTATTACACATTATTAAACATGAAAAAATCAACACTATTATCTTCACTCTTACTTCTTATAAGTTGGTGTTCATTTGCAAATCCACTTTGGATGCGCTACCCTGCAATCTCTCCCGATGGTACTCATATTGCATTTGCCTATCAAGGTGATGTCTATGTAGTAAAAAGTGAAGGTGGTGAGGCGAGAATGCTTACGCAACATGTAGCACATGATTACCACCCTGTTTGGAGCCCTGATAGTAAAACAATTGCTTTTGCATCTGACAGACATGGTAATTTTGATATATTTACTGTAGACGTAAATGGAGGTATTCCAAATCGTTTAACGTACAACTCGGCAAAAGAAACACCTTTCTCTTTTACACCTGATGGTAAGAATGTTTTATTTTCTGCTGTAATTCTTGACGACATTAAAAGTGTACAATTCCCATATGGTCGTTTTCCAGAATTGTATAGTGTCGGTCTTGAAGGTAACAGACCAGAACAGTTAATTACAACACCTACTATTAACGCTAAATACAATAAAGAGCAATCAAAAATTCTTTATCAAGACTATAAAGGTTATGAAGACAATTGGAGAAAACACCACCGTTCTTCTGTAACTCGTGATATTTGGATCTACGATGTAGCAAGTAAAGAACATACAAAGTTAACAACTTTTGATGGTGAAGATCTCTATCCAAATTTTTATGATAATGAATCGAAAATTGCTTATGTAAGCGAAGAAGCTGGTTCTGCAAATGTTTGGATTGCCGATATAAATGGAAAGAACAAAAAACAGATTACAACTTTTATTAAAGATCCAGTTCGTTTTCTTACAGTAACAAATAGTGCTACAATGTGCTTTGGGTTTGATGGAGAAATCTATACAGTAAAAGAGGGTGAACAACCTAAAAAGGTTAATATAAGTATAAAAAGTGATGCAAAAGTAAATAACACCACATTTATAAAAGCACATAAGGGTGGACATTCTATTTCAGTTTCACCTAATGGAAAAGAACTTGCATTTATTTTAAGAGGGAATGTTTTTGTTACATCTATAGATTATTCAACTACAGTTCAGATTACGAAAACTCCAGAACAAGAACGTAGTGTGCACTTCTCGCCTGATGGTAGAAAACTAGTTTATGCAGGTGAAAGAGATAACAGCTGGAATATTTATATGTCTGAAATTAAAGACGAAGATGAACCTTATTTTATTAATGCTACATCAATTGAAGAAACCACTGTTACTGCCAATAAAGATGTAGAAGAATTCCAACCGATGTTCTCTCCAAAAGGAGATGAAATTGCTTATTTAGAAGAAAGAACAACTTTAAAAGTGATCAACTTAAAATCTAAAGCAAGCAGAACAATCTTAGAAGGAAAATATAACTATTCATATACTGATGGAGATCAACATTATGATTGGTCGCCTGATGGCAAATGGTTTGCAGTTCAATATTCTCCAAACACATGGGCAAGCACTGATATTGGTTTAGTAGACGCACAAGGTGATCAAAAAATTATTAATCTTACACAAAGTGGTTACAATAGTGTACTTCCTAAATTTGCCATGGATGGTAAAGCTATCATTTTCCAAAACGATAAGTACGGATATAGAAGCCATGGTAGTTGGGGTGCAGAAGACGATGTATTTGGTATTTTCTTAACAAAACAAGCTTTTGATGAATTCCAATGGTCTAAAGAAAAGTTTGAGTACGAGAAAAAAATTAAAGAGGACAAAGAGAAAAAAGAAAAAGAAGCAGAAGAGGAAGTAGCGACAAAAAAGAAAAAGAAGAAAAAAGATACTGCAGAAGATAA encodes:
- a CDS encoding PKD domain-containing protein, yielding MKFKIFKLLCIISLLAYSVAAQEIMVKNNNDNSISNLTLLTKIDGCTSFSGDFWLNGAKVKRWEYGKSVSILKKPSLIFSTKGENKLKAYYDVNGVEDSVSVVIEIIKLPTSLAFSSSVKKACFGSSITFKAENINYKYREIYFIVDGVKVKNGGSYTFKKSQYYDVIMKVITPSGCETSIKKDNYIQIFDKIDFSVSPNKVVVPGSSVTKTFQIFTSVPNLKFTWDFGDGTPIATGNSVTHTFKSKTAIVYKVKVTASNTLCTKTEVVDVAINSKSNIFDIKVTNDFCTSEVFEFIPNLPSKFNGKDIIWEFSDGYKVTKTLPLTVKRRFPQGTKNITITATVDGIIDQKELPSLLPKKQIKIKSDKLFCSLPYNVSPTIIGRNKLPKGYSFKWITSDGAISTSATPTFTFKKNTTKTIVLYGVNKSLGIECEIDRITVVGDKYEAKILSTNDLLSGNIYKQIEGCQGFSTELYYSIKQFKKVVPSAAVKNVIWNITKDGKPFLYKNNHRIKLNNLRSGKYEIKLTIRTKLGCVTILKKNILIGTELTPSFKVKKSTICNFEVLELVNTSNFAANINMNDVQYQTNLGKGWEDGFISNHMFRNTASGIIDIKLRVVYKGCPGMAVKKQITIQAPMSSFKLVKISPCDINSLEITNLSKGADNYIWEIIENGTVIMNHTTTSKAPFKLTDLLGRNLTEGVIYTIILTTTTSANTCTDVYDEEYKAIPYSNLTINSNDIIFVGESANFSLTSTLPLVTNNIDYEWTFEKDGKPYSIGSIKDKQPTVTFTEIGEYTVKVKVKFHDGGLCEKTFIKKGIQVIEIDASEINGIDKICLNNTGGTSTQNFSITPILKIKDHTKLNFFESKWEVWGDGPTPLFTSKVNTDSKNITNSFSYQFTSPRLQQFDEYEIRFTMVVGLRQVQKSKYVKVTAPVLNFGPLANHVSYNYECQEVITTIDPKLDYSKISDAQKATYLIELIDQKTRKKTILNDVLVVPISKDNVHLVVTRGLQPGQNELSITVTDPESCAINEQITITVPPLPIFEADFTPSTFSLPCRGFIDLIDLANETNGNSISRKDINGNKIPISRWFYHIVSTSGVDDYVESLDGKYKYFFESGTYEVSLVAEDQMGCRTTSPIKKIKVGGVRGEINNISKKIGYAPFKSEVEAILTYKEKNTNGIVYSWFSGDGVNSLTSAMKQTMSYTKLPVTSSSVTPGLYFIDKNGCKYAITAQDDITILQAPTIVLNDIQKCTADGSINVNASPKNFTPANVDNSKYSYNAKVHYQWYVNNTLIDAADGGDKEQITIIYGKDKKPFTVDPDDVNGKTFVLEYRMEADYHDKQNRNNSHHEKSPIKSTSFTVKYDPQPIAKIKDIHTVCENETLYLDASESSFGDFSRGKIERYEWEIKNWGTKTSTNPQLIIPNITPGIYEIKLTVYTLNLCAKDSTTKTVTVGTLPIVDFSADIACFGDVNVFNNLSTFKGKSIEANPSSIDYVKWYFDYNDKKNEVISTEISPEYIFLKPGIHKVKLEVYSKHGCMSSVTKDIEIVSRNLNTFISMDTTFCFKTDGKIELQAPQNKGLLYYWKDTNETTSKVLRDKEGTYELLIIDTSTKIDCKTYYKFNVRSLCSPQIFTPTGMSPNNDGLNDEFLIRSRYALDIKLNIYNRWGEIIFSKTYKNSSEARQEGNGWDGNYKGKVVAEGVYTYTIVYTSELDGSSYRMSNTISVLP
- a CDS encoding PorP/SprF family type IX secretion system membrane protein; amino-acid sequence: MHFLNKNNILDIKNITPCYRWGSILLLFFLCTKNIYAQDSQLSQYYASPLYLNPALVGTSNNGRAFFNYRNQWVNIPSDFATYVFGMDTPLPNKHISIGAQVVKDFIVQNNKSIYNKTIANLTSGYKFNLNRQYVVSFGLQIGFEQLDLNSSSLIFGDQINDNGITSNNTKEKLDRSTSFSPDISAGGTIYSNKLWFGVAFYHINQPTTTRNKANKNIIPMRFSMQSGYRIPLSYRWHNSVANYDDKFLTLMLHYQSQRKNDQLSLGINLDYNPILFGIWYRGLLMKENMNSGQPNHDAIIFKSGVRVKRIVLGYSFDLPIGGLTFSEGNSHEISLQYAFNLFPNHDRNKRQRWKNKFMTDKCPAPII
- a CDS encoding leucine-rich repeat domain-containing protein — translated: MKSLTLLLLLCIFSCSKTEISPSPVDEKKILDLQKHLAAEKKQVEDLSKENDDLKDQIAALEKFKKDLKAEPKNKKEQLKIKDQLCAIDKDQIKAEILKDKDFLGDIFPIIIASKKIEYLNYKYKLNIKKNDYTTNPSGEISELEIHNTSISILPEELFKMSSLEKLNLDNTSIAVLPKQVSKLTSLTSLSLNNTPLSSLPVDIEKLKKLESLSFNNTKLKSLPNSIVKLVKLKELSLLNSSLQQLPSAIGQLSNLETLALDGTQLTSLPASINNLSNLIFLQLGVLPIDKTNLSDSIKKVIA